Proteins encoded together in one Benincasa hispida cultivar B227 chromosome 1, ASM972705v1, whole genome shotgun sequence window:
- the LOC120070311 gene encoding O-fucosyltransferase 36-like: MDRSDSSSDEEDDRQSLVEHNDIKRVPSPRTRSTSFDIDIDRHFRPPIHRFPFSVPKFAFDKRYYYLLVAALPLCILVLFFSADIRSLFSTSISSSLKSSDSLSDRMRESELRALYLLRQQQLGFFDLWNHTFLLQSNSTFNSTPTNNLSANSASGYAFTEDLKSAILKQITLNKEIQNVLLSPHRSGNLSDEIGVARTMGTFALDRCRKMDQKLSDRRTIEWKPKSNKFLFAICTSGQMSNHLICLEKHMFFAAILNRILVIPSHKVDYQFSRVIDIDHINTCLGRKVVISFEEFSEIKKHHLHIDRFICYFSKPDPCYVDGEHISKLKNLGVSMGKLESAWNEDTKKPNRKTVSDIESKFSSNDDVVAVGDIFFANVEQEWVNQPGGPIAHKCQTLIEPSRLIKLTAQRFIQTFLGKNYIALHFRRHGFLKFCNAKQPSCFYPIPQAADCIIRMVERANVPVIYLSTDAAESEHGLLQSLLVLNGKPIPLVKRPPRNSAEKWDALLYRHGIEGDSQVEAMLDKTICAMSSTFIGASGSTFTEDILRLRKDWGTASLCDEYLCQGEEPNFISENE, encoded by the exons ATGGATAGATCTGATTCCTCCTCCGACGAAGAAGACGATCGCCAAAGCCTTGTCGAACACAATGACATCAAGCGCGTCCCTTCTCCTCGCACTCGCTCCACATCCTTCGACATTGACATCGATCGCCATTTTCGCCCTCCCATTCACAGATTTCCATTCTCCGTTCCCAAATTTGCATTTGACAAGAGGTACTACTACCTTTTAGTGGCTGCCCTCCCTCTATGTATTCTCGTTTTGTTTTTCTCTGCCGATATCCGGAGTCTCTTCTCTACTAGTATCTCTTCCTCCCTCAAAAGTTCCGATTCCCTCAGTGACCGAATGAGGGAATCGGAGTTGAGAGCTTTGTATTTGTTGCGGCAACAACAACTGGGTTTTTTCGATCTTTGGAATCACACCTTCCTCCTTCAATCTAACTCAACTTTCAATTCGACCCCTACTAATAATTTGAGTGCAAATTCAGCCTCAGGATACGCATTCACGGAAGATCTCAAATCTGCTATATTGAAGCAAATTACTTTGAACAAAGAGATCCAAAACGTTCTTCTGTCCCCCCATCGGTCTGGTAACTTATCAGACGAAATTGGTGTTGCTCGTACCATGGGGACCTTCGCCCTTGATAGATGTAGAAAGATGGACCAGAAATTGTCCGACAGACGAACAATTGAGTGGAAGCCAAAATCGAACAAGTTTTTGTTCGCTATATGCACCTCGGGGCAAATGTCTAACCATTTGATCTGTTTGGAGAAGCATATGTTCTTCGCTGCTATTCTCAACAGAATTTTAGTCATTCCTAGTCATAAAGTTGATTATCAGTTCAGTAGGGTGATTGACATTGATCATATTAATACGTGCTTGGGTAGAAAAGTTGTCATCTCTTTTGAAGAGTTTTCTGAGATTAAGAAGCACCACTTGCACATTGATCGGTTCATCTGTTACTTTTCAAAACCAGATCCTTGTTATGTGGATGGTGAACATATTAGTAAGTTGAAGAACTTAGGGGTCTCTATGGGCAAGCTTGAATCTGCTTGGAATGAAGATACTAAGAAGCCCAATAGGAAGACAGTTTCAGACATTGAATCCAAGTTCTCTTCCAATGACGATGTTGTAGCTGTAGGAGATATTTTCTTTGCTAATGTAGAGCAAGAGTGGGTGAATCAACCAGGAGGTCCGATCGCTCACAAATGCCAAACTTTGATAGAACCAAGTCGTCTTATCAAGCTGACAGCCCAGCGATTTATTCAAACATTCCTAGGAAAAAATTATATTGCACTCCATTTTCGACGACACGGTTTTTTGAAGTTCTG TAATGCAAAGCAACCAAGCTGCTTTTACCCCATTCCTCAAGCAGCAGATTGCATAATTCGAATGGTTGAGAGGGCGAATGTGCCAGTCATTTATCTTTCCACAGATGCAGCAGAGAGTGAACATGGGTTGCTACAGTCACTACTTGTGTTGAATGGGAAGCCCATACCTCTTGTTAAAAGGCCTCCTCGTAATTCAGCTGAAAAATGGGATGCCTTGTTATACAGACATGGGATTGAGGGAGACTCTCAG GTTGAAGCCATGCTCGACAAGACAATCTGTGCTATGTCTAGCACATTTATCGGTGCATCTGGGTCGACATTCACAGAGGACATTTTGCGGCTACGGAAGGACTGGGGCACTGCATCTCTGTGTGATGAGTACCTTTGCCAGGGCGAGGAACCAAATTTCATTTCAGAAAATGAATGA
- the LOC120086822 gene encoding uncharacterized protein LOC120086822: protein MPLLAGISTAQPAFHNFHRTVTARSCFHVNKSLGSLTFGNDKELSSSWKSLIIPKRVNFSAHPEISRRVFLIRAVATLESKRVVLDGNRDVSMGERTEFKNSQVGVAPSTSEFQLTSSSGDSEELDERERLRRERISKANKGNTPWNKGRKHSAETLRRIKERTRLAMQDPKVKMKLVKLGHAQSEETRLKIGVGVRMGWQRRREKLVLQETCHFEWQNLIAEASRQGYKGEEELQWDSYQILNEELKKEWVESVEQRKKMPRPVGSRRAPKSAEQRKKISESISAKWADPEYRDRVCSALAKYHGTPIGVNRRPRRKRSESTDTMRTSQKKEKSDVNSSFAGGSRIENQRLKLRKIKAPRFKDPLASSKLEMIKSIRAQRAIAETQKTEAVEQARLLIAEAEKAAEALEVAATRSPIARASLLETRKLIAEAIQSIESIDIKQMASPKTEEPNAEASHSYEVGTPNNEGESLGGKEDQIRAVQTIANGTQLFSSSIDEDFDFSKFSLQDLIGGEKEVPASSNGYGVSHSSFSSLANQPNGNKPSSSLNGTKLHHLEERADSQVITVTKKWVRGRLVEVAKGC, encoded by the exons ATGCCTTTGTTAG CTGGGATTTCTACTGCTCAGCCTGCCTTCCACAATTTCCATCGTACCGTCACTGCCCGTTCATGTTTTCATGTTAATAAGTCATTGGGTTCACTTACTTTTGGGAATGACAAGGAATTATCTTCTTCTTGGAAGTCCCTGATTATTCCGAAACGGGTGAACTTCAGTGCTCACCCTGAGATTTCCAGGCGTGTGTTCTTGATTAGAGCAGTTGCTACTCTTGAATCCAAGCGTGTGGTTCTTGATGGGAACAGGGACGTTTCTATGGGGGAACGGACTGAATTTAAGAATTCTCAGGTGGGTGTTGCCCCGAGTACTTCAGAATTTCAGCTTACGTCTTCCAGTGGAGATTCGGAGGAATTGGATGAGAGAGAACGGTTGAGGCGAGAGAGGATTTCCAAAGCAAATAAAGGAAACACGCCTTGGAACAAAGGGAGAAAGCACAGTGCTG AGACACTTAGACGAATCAAGGAGCGAACAAGGCTTGCAATGCAGGATCCTAAG GTAAAAATGAAGTTGGTTAAGCTTGGCCATGCTCAGAG TgaagagacaaggctgaaaatTGGGGTTGGTGTGCGAATGGGCTGGCAAAGACGTCGTGAGAAGCTGGTATTACAGGAAACTTGTCATTTCGAGTGGCAAAATTTAATTGCTGAAGCTTCAAGACAAGGCTATAAGGGTGAGGAAGAACTGCAGTGGGACTCCTACCAAATCCTTAATGAAGAACTTAAAAAGGAATGGGTGGAGAGTGTTGAGCAACGAAAAAAAATGCCAAGGCCGGTTGGAAGCAGGAGAGCACCAAAGTCAGCTGAGCAGAGGAAGAAGATATCGGAATCTATCTCTGCAAAATGGGCTGATCCT GAATATCGTGATCGAGTTTGCTCTGCCCTGGCTAAATATCATGGCACGCCTATTGGAGTCAACAGAAGGCCAAGGAGAAAGCGCAGTGAAAGTACGGATACCATGAGAACCAgccagaagaaagaaaagagtgaTGTTAACTCTTCTTTTGCAGGTGGTTCTAGAATTGAAAATCAACGGTTGAAACTCAGGAAAATCAAAGCACCACGATTTAAAGACCCTTTAGCAAGCTCGAAGCTGGAAATGATAAAGAGTATCAGGGCACAGAGAGCTATCGCAGAAACTCAAAAAACGGAAGCCGTTGAGCAAGCTAG ACTCCTGATTGCTGAAGCTGAGAAGGCTGCCGAGGCCCTTGAGGTTGCCGCTACTAGAAGCCCTATTGCTCGAGCTTCTCTGTTAGAAACAAGGAAGCTTATAGCTGAAGCAATACAATCAATTGAATCCATAGATATCAAACAAATGGCATCCCCAAAGACTGAAGAACCGAATGCAGAAGCCTCCCACTCCTACGAAGTGGGCACCCCAAACAACGAGGGAGAGTCACTTGGGGGAAAAGAAGATCAAATTAGAGCAGTCCAAACAATAGCAAATGGAACCCAGTTGTTTTCATCGAGCATAGATGAGGATTTTGATTTCAGTAAGTTTAGTCTGCAGGATCTAATCGGTGGAGAGAAGGAAGTTCCAGCGAGCTCCAATGGATATGGCGTATCTCACTCAAGTTTTTCAAGTCTGGCAAACCAACCTAATGGAAATAAGCCATCTTCTTCCTTAAATGGGACCAAACTTCATCACTTGGAAGAGAGAGCGGATTCCCAAGTGATTACTGTCACAAAAAAATGGGTTCGCGGGAGGCTCGTTGAAGTAGCCAAAGGATGTTAG